A single region of the Thermotoga profunda AZM34c06 genome encodes:
- a CDS encoding tripartite tricarboxylate transporter TctB family protein has translation MKDLVLGLILLVISTTVLFLSSSFPDFVVRGERLPGPKFFPTILSIILICFAFYCVLVGFVKLIKKTRNSLESKSELTKFGILNVLFTVFGVLFFVPIITFFGTFLGIILLGTALMILFSIKWYQSLIYSSVLAFLVYTIFQVLFKVPLPEGTLFSFLVR, from the coding sequence ATGAAGGACCTCGTTTTAGGTTTGATATTACTCGTAATATCTACAACAGTTCTTTTTCTGAGCTCTTCCTTTCCTGATTTTGTCGTTAGAGGAGAGAGATTACCAGGTCCAAAATTCTTCCCGACAATTTTGTCGATAATCCTGATTTGTTTTGCGTTTTACTGCGTACTCGTGGGATTTGTGAAACTCATCAAAAAAACGCGGAATTCTTTAGAATCCAAGAGTGAATTGACAAAATTTGGTATTCTAAATGTTTTGTTCACAGTCTTTGGTGTATTATTCTTTGTCCCAATCATCACGTTTTTTGGTACATTCTTGGGTATTATTCTACTTGGCACAGCCTTGATGATTTTATTTAGTATCAAATGGTACCAATCTCTCATATATTCTTCAGTACTCGCATTTCTGGTGTACACAATCTTCCAAGTTTTGTTCAAGGTACCTCTGCCAGAAGGGACTTTGTTTTCTTTTCTTGTGAGGTGA
- a CDS encoding tripartite tricarboxylate transporter permease: MEQIAKLFDPSVIFPLIISMFFGIFVGAIPGLTATMAVALIIPVTYYMPPIAGLAMVLGVSFTAIFAGDIPATFLRIPGTPASGAATLDGFELSKKGKGSLALTLDLFCSALGGLIGVLLLILTAPPLAKFALKFTNFEYFWLGIFGLSMAAVLSKGNTIKGLISASLGLLISTIGIDVTTGYPRFTFGNIELMDGVSFIPAMIGLFGLSEVLKRIQAGRKAMELPAVNEKSKLNVREGLIAMWKHKFTIIRGSLVGTFIGALPGAGADIAAWVSYGIEKNTSRDPEIGKGSLRGVIAPTSANNAAIGGTWIPALVFGIPGDSITAIVLGAMLMYGLKPGPLIFTESRDLVHQLFSVAILVQILLIPIGWLGIKAFSLFLKLKSGIVLTSVVFFSIIGSYAMRNSFFDIYVMLIFGLIGYAFEKLEIPLAPMILGLILGRMIEDNLRVGLIKTKGNFLPFLTRPISLVLFLLIIFTLVGPWFFSLFKKPASR; this comes from the coding sequence GTGGAGCAAATCGCAAAGTTATTTGATCCAAGTGTGATTTTTCCGTTGATCATATCGATGTTTTTTGGAATTTTCGTTGGTGCAATTCCCGGATTAACTGCGACTATGGCTGTCGCTCTGATCATTCCGGTGACTTATTACATGCCACCGATCGCTGGTTTGGCCATGGTCCTTGGTGTTTCTTTTACTGCCATTTTTGCTGGAGATATACCTGCTACTTTTTTGAGAATACCAGGCACACCTGCATCTGGTGCAGCCACACTCGATGGATTTGAACTTTCAAAAAAAGGCAAGGGTTCACTGGCATTAACTCTTGATCTTTTTTGCTCAGCGCTTGGAGGACTGATAGGAGTTTTGCTGTTGATACTGACAGCACCACCGTTGGCAAAATTTGCCTTGAAATTCACAAATTTTGAATATTTCTGGCTTGGCATATTCGGCTTGAGTATGGCTGCGGTCTTGAGCAAAGGTAATACCATTAAAGGACTTATTTCCGCATCACTTGGATTACTTATCTCGACCATCGGAATTGATGTAACAACAGGTTACCCAAGATTCACCTTTGGAAATATTGAACTCATGGATGGTGTTAGTTTCATACCTGCAATGATTGGTCTATTTGGTTTATCAGAAGTTTTGAAGAGAATACAAGCCGGCAGAAAAGCTATGGAACTTCCTGCAGTTAATGAAAAATCAAAGTTAAACGTGAGAGAAGGTCTAATCGCAATGTGGAAACACAAATTCACGATAATTCGAGGGTCTTTAGTGGGGACATTTATCGGTGCCTTGCCCGGTGCTGGTGCTGATATAGCCGCATGGGTTTCTTATGGTATTGAGAAAAATACTTCAAGGGATCCAGAAATAGGCAAAGGAAGTCTTCGTGGAGTAATTGCTCCAACCAGCGCGAACAACGCAGCAATTGGTGGCACGTGGATACCCGCCCTTGTCTTCGGTATACCAGGAGATTCAATAACTGCAATAGTTCTTGGTGCAATGCTGATGTATGGACTCAAACCCGGTCCACTTATCTTTACCGAATCACGAGATTTAGTCCATCAATTGTTTTCAGTTGCTATTCTGGTTCAGATACTCTTGATTCCCATAGGTTGGCTTGGTATCAAGGCCTTTTCGCTATTTCTAAAGCTCAAATCAGGTATTGTCCTAACATCTGTGGTTTTCTTCTCGATAATCGGCTCATATGCGATGAGAAACAGTTTTTTTGATATTTATGTAATGCTTATCTTCGGTTTGATAGGATATGCTTTTGAGAAGCTCGAAATACCTCTTGCACCAATGATACTGGGACTGATTCTTGGCCGCATGATTGAAGACAATCTTCGTGTTGGCCTCATTAAGACAAAGGGAAATTTCCTTCCATTTCTAACCAGACCCATTTCTTTAGTTTTATTTCTGTTGATAATCTTCACCCTTGTTGGTCCATGGTTCTTTTCCCTTTTCAAAAAACCTGCTTCAAGGTAA